The following proteins come from a genomic window of Salvelinus fontinalis isolate EN_2023a unplaced genomic scaffold, ASM2944872v1 scaffold_0096, whole genome shotgun sequence:
- the LOC129843060 gene encoding melanoregulin-like, translating into MGALHSCCWRSYCHLDDNLDDKTAVLRYDTSKTQSTRTQNSRASMSSHSDPSPGQEGLSWRTEEQEWVPWSSPSNPMGDAESDGELQAFITMRNEADTYTEEWEKLNYDIHSLRYTKREISSRWKKILTQLGYQREVDSLLTVNRQLLQTTLSESDNLNRARQLLQTTLDHSSLFPRGVASTDRYLFVMDRLVSLDSAEDFIRLAKEKYPKREV; encoded by the exons ATGGGGGCGTTGCATAGTTGTTGCTGGCGGAGTTACTGCCATCTCGATGACAACCTAGATGATAAGACCGCTGTATTACG ATATGACACTTCCAAAACGCAGAGCACCAGGACTCAGAACTCCAGAGCCAGTATGTCCAGCCACAGTGACCCAAGCCCGGGTCAGGAGGGCCTGTcttggaggacagaggagcaagAGTGGGTCCCCTGGAGCAGCCCCAGTAACCCCATGGGCGATGCAGAGTCAGACGGAGAGCTCCAAGCCTTTATCACGATGAGGAACGAGGCAGACACGTAcacagag GAGTGGGAGAAGCTCAACTATGACATCCATAGTCTGAGGTACACCAAACGAGAGATCAGCAGCCGATGGAAGAAGATTCTAACCCAGCTAG GCTACCAGCGTGAGGTTGACTCTCTCCTGACGGTGAACAGACAGCTGTTACAGACAACTCTGAGTGAATCTGATAACCTGAACAGAGCCAGACAActgttacagaccactctggacCACTCTAGCTTGTTCCCACGAGGAGTGGCTAGCACAGACAGATACCTCTTTGTTATG gATCGCTTGGTGTCTCTGGATAGTGCAGAGGATTTCATCAGACTGGCGAAGGAGAAATACCCAAAGAGAGAGGtgtga